In a genomic window of Columba livia isolate bColLiv1 breed racing homer chromosome 4, bColLiv1.pat.W.v2, whole genome shotgun sequence:
- the LOC110356299 gene encoding uncharacterized protein LOC110356299, with the protein MRDASSFDKEAARNALGMVMGHPELWLADVPKITTCIHQNLECINMDSARQSMESLLLLMAEENPGEVVRTLLKIAPPGDSTALDMWEAMFSVPQTLHNVLRELHIQLQDRRYRVLSTPLEDISILRLALLASSDLEEEEFAPMYLAGRFLRQRRPAMLSLVLSGIMTLSEKEEMARKMLVLLPDLRRVLFFGYKAVTMKALVVFRHLLAQLEREKASPIAVQLAEFVLPFFDDVRLLGKPEPRGWEAGNDSCPSTQPLRAGSSLLSPLGFCGMASAFCSPTQLLPARCSQRPEGSPREGTGPDCFSQTPWRGAEAEPVVHALEALPRPAQSPHEPVCGRELFPTVAGAEPDERELHQPLQRPDEDGGGEPQETDEEHCTSEPAPTLLPHE; encoded by the exons ATGAGAGACGCCAGCAGCTTTGACAAGGAGGCGGCCAGAAATGCTCTGGGCATGGTCATGGGACACCCTGAACTCTGGCTGGCAGAT gtGCCAAAGATCACGACCTGCATCCACCAAAACCTGGAATGCATCAACATGGACTCAGCCCGGCAGAGCATGGAGTCCCTGCTTCTCCTGATGGCTGAGGAGAACCCTGGGGAGGTGGTCAGGACACTGCTGAAAATCGctccaccaggagacag cactgccctggacaTGTGGGAGGCGATGTTCTCTGTGCCTCAGACCCTGCACAACGTTTTGAGGGAGCTGCACATCCAGCTCCAGGACCGGCGCTACAGGGTCTTATCCACACCCTTGGAGGACATCTCCATCCTTCGCCtggct ctgctgGCCAGCAGTGATCTGGAAGAGGAGGAGTTTGCTCCAATGTACCTAGCCGGgaggtttctgaggcaacgaagGCCGGCGATGCTCTCCTTGGTGCTCAGCGGCATCATGACGCTGTCggagaaagaagagatg gcaagaaaaatgctggtcctgctgccagacCTGAGGAGGGTCCTGTTCTTTGGCTATAAGGCTGTGACGATGAAGGCTCTGGTGGTCTTCAGACACTTgttggctcagctggagagggagaaggcCAGCCCCATCGCTGTGCAGCTGGCAGAATTTGTCCTGCCCTTCTTCGATGACGTAAGGCTGCTGGGGAAGCCTGAGCCTCGTGGGTGGGAAGCGGGCAATGACAGCTGCCCTTCCACCCAGCCACTCCGAGCAGGgtcttctctcctttctcccctgGGCTTTTGTGGGATGGCTTCTGCATTCTGCAGCCCaacccagcttctccctgctaGATGCTCTCAGAGGCCTGAGGGCTctcccagggaggggacaggaccTGATTGTTTTTCCCAGACCCCGTGGCGAGGGGCTGAGGCTGAACCAGTGGTCCATGCCCTGGAGGCATTGCCAAGACCAGCCCAGTCTCCTCATGAGCCTGTCTGTGGGAGGGAGCTCTTCCCCACTGTGGCTG gagctgagccagaTGAGAGagagctccatcagcctcttcagagacctgatgaagatGGTGGTGGAGAACCACAAGAGACAGATGAAGAGCATTGCACAAGCGAGCCTgctcccactcttcttccacatgagtGA